The following coding sequences lie in one Sedimentibacter sp. MB35-C1 genomic window:
- the dpaL gene encoding diaminopropionate ammonia-lyase, with amino-acid sequence MTVKYDLVQNNVSKRDKTDLSFLNEDVAKKVLKYHSSFDQYSETPLVELKELAKYLGLSDVFVKDESYRFGLNAFKVLGGSFTIGQYIAKKLGKDIDELPYNTLISDEVKKKLGELTFITATDGNHGRGIAWTAEQLKQKAIVYMPKGSALERRDRIRAHGAVCEITEWNYDDTVRYCNELAERNGYVMVQDTSWPGYEELPRWIMQGYMSMAYEAYLKLKKENKKPTHIFLQAGVGSMASAVCGFFSSIYADDKPLITIVEPSKAACLYKTAKADDGKLHPVTGEMNTIMAGLACGEPVTIGWPVLHAYADNFLSVPEETAAHGMRVLGNPLKGDERVISGESGAATMGVVSQVMKSGELKGIKEVLKLDQNSVVLMFSTEGDTYFEGYRDIVWNGLYPNK; translated from the coding sequence ATGACTGTTAAATATGATTTAGTACAAAATAACGTCTCTAAAAGAGATAAAACAGATTTAAGTTTTTTAAATGAAGATGTAGCTAAAAAGGTTTTAAAATATCATTCAAGTTTTGATCAATATTCTGAAACTCCACTTGTTGAATTAAAGGAGTTAGCAAAATATCTCGGGTTAAGTGATGTGTTTGTTAAGGATGAATCTTATAGGTTTGGCCTAAATGCATTTAAGGTTTTGGGCGGAAGTTTTACAATTGGACAATATATAGCAAAGAAGCTTGGGAAGGATATCGATGAGCTTCCGTATAATACACTTATTTCCGATGAGGTAAAAAAGAAATTAGGTGAACTTACATTTATAACGGCAACTGATGGAAATCACGGCAGAGGTATTGCGTGGACGGCTGAGCAATTAAAGCAAAAAGCCATAGTATATATGCCAAAGGGCAGTGCTCTGGAAAGGCGTGACAGGATAAGAGCTCACGGAGCTGTATGCGAAATAACTGAGTGGAACTATGATGATACTGTAAGGTATTGCAATGAATTAGCTGAAAGAAACGGCTATGTGATGGTTCAAGATACATCGTGGCCAGGATATGAGGAACTGCCAAGGTGGATTATGCAGGGATATATGTCAATGGCATATGAAGCTTATTTGAAACTAAAAAAAGAAAATAAGAAACCGACTCATATCTTTCTGCAGGCAGGTGTTGGTTCTATGGCATCGGCCGTGTGCGGATTTTTTTCATCAATATATGCAGATGATAAACCTTTGATAACTATTGTTGAGCCTAGCAAGGCGGCGTGCTTGTATAAAACTGCTAAAGCTGATGATGGTAAACTGCATCCTGTTACAGGAGAAATGAATACTATTATGGCAGGTCTTGCGTGTGGAGAGCCGGTCACAATAGGATGGCCTGTTTTACATGCGTATGCAGATAACTTTTTGTCAGTCCCAGAAGAAACGGCTGCGCATGGAATGAGAGTTTTAGGTAATCCTCTTAAGGGAGATGAAAGAGTTATATCAGGAGAAAGCGGAGCAGCTACTATGGGAGTTGTCTCACAGGTAATGAAGTCAGGAGAGCTTAAAGGTATCAAAGAAGTTTTGAAGCTTGACCAAAATTCTGTTGTACTTATGTTCAGCACGGAAGGCGACACATATTTCGAAGGATACAGGGATATTGTTTGGAATGGATTATATCCAAATAAATAA
- the ygeW gene encoding knotted carbamoyltransferase YgeW, with translation MNKNFNELLENLKKLDYKDLYHNDFFLTWDKTQEELEAIFTVAETLRYMRENNISPKIFDSGLGISLFRDNSTRTRFSFASACNFLGLEIQDLDEGKSQIAHGETVKETSNMISFMADVIGIRDDMYIGKGHTYQKSVAEYVEEGYKDGVLEQRPTIVNLQCDIDHPTQTMADALHLINEFGGIENLKGKKIAMTWAYSPSYGKPLSVPQGIIGLLTRFGMDVVLAHPEGYEIMPEVEEVAKKNAEQYGGSFTKTNSMAEAFKDADIVYPKSWAPFAAMEERTNLYGEGKFDEIKELEKKLLAQNANHKDWACTEELMKTTKEGKALYLHCLPADITGLSCAEGEVDASVFDRYRIPLYKEASYKPYIIASMIFLQKIKNPVETLQNLVDKNKARLER, from the coding sequence ATGAATAAGAATTTCAATGAATTGTTAGAAAATTTAAAAAAATTAGATTACAAGGATCTTTATCACAACGATTTTTTCTTGACATGGGATAAAACTCAAGAAGAATTGGAAGCTATATTTACAGTTGCTGAAACTCTAAGGTACATGAGAGAGAACAATATAAGCCCTAAAATATTTGATTCAGGCTTGGGTATTTCATTGTTTAGAGATAATTCAACAAGAACAAGATTTTCATTTGCTTCTGCCTGCAATTTTTTAGGACTGGAAATTCAGGACTTGGATGAGGGTAAATCACAAATAGCTCATGGGGAAACTGTAAAGGAAACTTCAAATATGATTTCATTTATGGCTGACGTAATAGGCATACGTGATGACATGTATATCGGGAAAGGTCACACTTATCAGAAGTCTGTTGCGGAATATGTTGAAGAAGGCTACAAGGATGGCGTGTTGGAGCAAAGACCCACAATTGTTAATCTGCAGTGTGATATAGATCATCCAACTCAAACAATGGCAGATGCTCTTCACTTGATAAATGAATTTGGAGGAATCGAAAATCTTAAGGGCAAGAAAATAGCTATGACATGGGCATATTCACCTTCATACGGAAAGCCTCTGTCTGTTCCTCAGGGGATAATCGGATTGCTTACAAGATTTGGAATGGACGTAGTTCTTGCTCATCCTGAAGGATATGAAATAATGCCTGAGGTTGAAGAAGTTGCAAAGAAAAACGCCGAGCAGTACGGAGGGTCATTTACAAAAACAAACTCCATGGCTGAAGCATTCAAAGATGCTGATATAGTATATCCTAAGAGCTGGGCTCCTTTCGCGGCAATGGAAGAAAGAACAAATCTTTATGGTGAAGGCAAATTCGATGAAATAAAAGAGCTGGAAAAGAAGCTGCTGGCTCAAAATGCAAATCATAAGGACTGGGCTTGTACTGAGGAGCTGATGAAGACTACAAAAGAGGGGAAAGCTCTGTATCTTCACTGTCTTCCTGCTGATATAACTGGTTTGAGCTGTGCGGAAGGTGAAGTTGATGCCAGTGTGTTTGACAGATACAGGATTCCTCTTTATAAAGAAGCAAGCTACAAACCTTATATTATAGCATCTATGATATTCTTACAGAAAATTAAAAATCCAGTAGAGACATTACAAAACTTGGTAGATAAAAATAAAGCAAGATTAGAAAGATAG
- the groES gene encoding co-chaperone GroES, whose product MTVKPLGERVVIKMVEAEEKTKSGIVLPGTAKEKPQIAEVIAVGAGITSDEKKKDEIKVGDKVIFSKFAGTEVKIDSEELIIIKLSDVLAVVE is encoded by the coding sequence ATGACAGTTAAACCACTAGGTGAAAGAGTAGTAATTAAAATGGTGGAAGCAGAAGAAAAAACTAAAAGCGGCATTGTTTTGCCGGGTACTGCTAAAGAAAAACCTCAGATAGCTGAAGTTATTGCGGTTGGAGCCGGAATTACTTCTGATGAAAAGAAAAAAGATGAAATAAAAGTTGGAGACAAAGTAATTTTTTCTAAATTTGCAGGAACAGAAGTTAAGATTGATAGTGAAGAATTAATTATTATCAAATTATCTGATGTTTTGGCAGTTGTTGAATAA
- the fba gene encoding class II fructose-1,6-bisphosphate aldolase, protein MSLVTSKEMFKKAYEGNYAVGAFNVNNMEIIQGIVDAAKQEDAPLILQVSAGARKYANPIYLRKLVEAAIEDSGLDICLHLDHGEDFEICKQCVDGGFTSVMIDGSKYPFEENIELTKKVVEYAHSKGVVVEAELGKLAGVEDAVKVNSKDATYTDPEQAAEFVERTGVDSLAIAIGTSHGAYKFKGNPNLDFERLETISKLLPDFPLVLHGSSSVPKEFVDLCNKYGGKIPGAAGVPEEMLRRASKMGVCKINIDTDLRLAMTACIRQLLVESPSEFDPRKYLGPGRTAIKDMVAHKMKNVLGCSSKR, encoded by the coding sequence ATGTCTCTTGTTACATCAAAAGAAATGTTTAAAAAGGCATATGAAGGGAATTATGCTGTAGGTGCATTCAACGTAAACAACATGGAAATAATTCAAGGTATTGTTGATGCCGCGAAGCAGGAGGATGCTCCATTAATACTTCAGGTTTCTGCAGGAGCAAGAAAATATGCTAATCCTATTTACTTGAGAAAGCTGGTTGAAGCTGCAATAGAAGATTCCGGCCTTGATATTTGTCTTCATTTAGATCATGGAGAGGATTTTGAAATCTGCAAGCAATGCGTAGATGGTGGATTCACTTCTGTTATGATTGACGGTTCAAAATATCCTTTCGAGGAAAACATAGAGCTTACAAAAAAGGTAGTTGAATATGCCCACAGCAAGGGAGTCGTAGTCGAAGCCGAACTCGGAAAACTGGCAGGCGTAGAAGATGCCGTTAAAGTAAACTCAAAAGATGCTACATACACAGATCCTGAACAGGCTGCTGAATTTGTTGAAAGAACAGGAGTTGACTCCTTGGCAATCGCAATCGGAACAAGTCACGGAGCCTACAAGTTCAAGGGAAATCCAAACCTTGACTTTGAAAGACTTGAAACAATTTCAAAGTTGCTGCCTGATTTCCCACTGGTTCTTCACGGTTCTTCTTCTGTTCCAAAGGAATTTGTAGATTTGTGCAATAAGTACGGCGGAAAAATTCCGGGAGCAGCAGGTGTTCCTGAAGAAATGCTAAGAAGAGCTTCTAAAATGGGAGTGTGCAAAATTAATATAGACACTGATTTAAGGCTTGCTATGACAGCTTGCATAAGACAGCTGCTTGTTGAAAGCCCATCTGAGTTTGACCCAAGAAAGTACCTCGGCCCTGGCAGAACTGCCATAAAAGATATGGTAGCGCACAAAATGAAAAATGTTCTTGGCTGCAGCTCAAAAAGATAA
- a CDS encoding thioesterase family protein: MIEHKIYAGLSASYEKVITASDSYLSNAVMIDNLMSTPALLSTVIEASWNMLKPYIPTEHITVVTDFYLNHHEPTLVGEKVKFSLVVEKIEYDKIHVNFTGTDHIGEFCRGTLVKAIVRYDKLLEAAYKRVKM, translated from the coding sequence ATGATTGAACATAAGATTTATGCAGGATTATCAGCATCCTATGAGAAAGTCATAACTGCATCTGACTCATATTTGTCAAATGCTGTAATGATTGACAACCTTATGTCTACTCCTGCTCTATTGTCAACGGTGATAGAAGCGTCGTGGAACATGCTTAAACCTTATATACCCACAGAGCATATAACAGTCGTAACTGATTTTTATTTGAATCATCATGAACCTACACTTGTTGGAGAAAAGGTAAAATTTTCATTAGTAGTTGAAAAAATTGAATATGACAAAATTCATGTTAATTTTACTGGAACAGACCACATAGGAGAATTTTGCAGAGGAACGTTGGTTAAGGCAATTGTTAGATACGACAAGCTTTTAGAAGCAGCATACAAAAGAGTAAAAATGTAA
- the arcC gene encoding carbamate kinase has protein sequence MNKKIVIALGGNALGSTLAEQMEAVKHTASAIADLVDAGYNVVVAHGNGPQVGMINNAFSEYGKIDKKFPFMPLSMCVAMSQAYIGYDLQNTLREELLSRGIKKSVTSIITQVVVDENDPAFERPTKPIGPFMTEQEAEDARLKGITVVEDSGRGYRRVVASPKPQDIVEIETIETLLKGGEIVIACGGGGIPVVREGNHLKGVGAVIDKDFASSLLADKIDADSFVVLTAVEKVAIKFGKPDQEWLSDLTLKQTEKYIADKEFAEGSMLPKVKAAMSFVTSKQGRKALITSLEKAADGLAGKTGTWIHS, from the coding sequence ATGAATAAAAAAATAGTAATAGCTTTGGGAGGAAATGCTCTCGGAAGCACTTTGGCTGAACAGATGGAGGCCGTTAAGCATACCGCTTCAGCCATAGCCGATTTGGTAGATGCAGGATATAATGTTGTCGTGGCACACGGAAATGGGCCTCAGGTAGGCATGATAAACAATGCATTTTCTGAATACGGAAAGATAGATAAGAAATTTCCGTTTATGCCGTTATCTATGTGTGTTGCAATGAGCCAGGCATATATAGGTTATGATTTGCAAAACACATTGCGCGAGGAATTATTAAGCAGAGGAATTAAGAAATCAGTAACATCAATTATTACTCAGGTTGTAGTTGACGAAAATGACCCGGCTTTTGAAAGACCTACAAAACCTATAGGGCCTTTCATGACAGAGCAGGAAGCAGAGGATGCTCGCTTAAAAGGCATTACAGTTGTTGAAGATTCCGGTCGCGGATACAGAAGAGTAGTCGCTTCTCCAAAACCACAGGATATAGTAGAGATTGAAACTATTGAAACATTGTTAAAGGGGGGTGAAATCGTAATAGCCTGCGGCGGAGGCGGAATCCCTGTTGTTAGAGAAGGAAATCACTTAAAAGGAGTGGGGGCTGTAATTGACAAAGATTTTGCCAGTTCATTACTGGCTGATAAAATAGATGCAGACAGCTTTGTTGTTCTAACAGCAGTAGAAAAAGTGGCAATTAAGTTTGGAAAGCCTGATCAAGAATGGCTGTCAGATTTAACGTTGAAGCAAACAGAAAAATATATTGCTGACAAGGAGTTTGCGGAAGGATCTATGCTTCCTAAAGTTAAAGCTGCGATGTCATTTGTAACATCGAAACAAGGACGAAAGGCATTGATTACTTCGTTAGAAAAAGCAGCTGACGGACTGGCTGGAAAAACCGGTACATGGATACACTCGTAA
- a CDS encoding sigma 54-interacting transcriptional regulator gives MYNLSNIAETVQKYAKITAEIAKVDVEVVNSKLIRVAGTGIFSEGINTDVSENSHVYKNAIATGERQIVLEPGKDERCKNCSLKEDCGEAFEISMPINMKGQIIGVIGMACASLESKKFIVDNLDSYLDFLSQIADFIAAKAYEYEEEKNKVAIINMLKLITRSMDEGAIIINNEGNVDTINLSAKKQLGISRVINNEKIFIEATGDTVNNSKEYRVRIGENVNTVIGDIYDVSENPMYKQVMLFKDLNDIQSNIYAMTSTVNALNTDKIIGSSKKTIELKEEIIKVSNSFSTVLITGESGSGKEVVATAIWQNSDRRNNRFVAINCAAIPEPLLESELFGYVKGAFTGADPNGKIGKFELANHGVIFLDEIGDMPIYLQSKLLRVIQDKKVIRIGSNQVIPLDVRIIAATNKNLRQMITENKFREDLYYRLNVIPIEIPPLRERKEDIKDLIYHFVHYYRKMFGKNFVRIEDKTMQKLIEYPWYGNVRELENTVEFMVNMMERGIINDNALPINIKKEDYKVSIKKDKIRTLKEMEYEEIRKAVEYYGNTTEGKIEAANALGIGIATLYRKLQ, from the coding sequence ATGTATAACTTGTCTAACATTGCTGAGACGGTCCAAAAGTATGCGAAAATTACGGCTGAAATTGCCAAGGTTGATGTAGAGGTAGTTAACTCAAAGTTAATAAGAGTTGCGGGCACAGGTATATTCAGTGAAGGAATAAATACGGACGTATCTGAAAATTCTCATGTCTATAAAAATGCCATAGCAACCGGTGAAAGACAAATAGTGCTTGAACCCGGGAAAGATGAAAGATGCAAAAATTGTAGTCTTAAGGAAGACTGCGGCGAAGCATTTGAAATATCAATGCCTATAAATATGAAGGGACAAATAATAGGTGTAATAGGTATGGCCTGTGCCAGTTTGGAATCAAAGAAGTTTATAGTGGACAATCTGGACAGCTACCTGGATTTTTTGTCACAGATTGCTGATTTCATTGCTGCAAAAGCTTATGAATATGAAGAGGAAAAGAATAAAGTAGCAATTATAAATATGCTTAAGCTGATAACACGAAGCATGGATGAAGGGGCTATTATAATTAACAACGAAGGAAATGTAGACACTATAAATCTCAGTGCTAAGAAACAGCTGGGGATATCACGAGTAATAAATAATGAAAAAATTTTTATAGAAGCAACAGGAGACACTGTCAATAACAGTAAGGAGTACAGGGTCAGGATAGGAGAAAATGTAAATACGGTTATCGGTGACATATATGATGTTTCTGAAAACCCTATGTATAAGCAGGTAATGCTGTTCAAAGATTTAAACGACATTCAGTCAAATATATATGCTATGACTTCAACGGTTAATGCGCTGAATACTGACAAAATTATAGGGAGCAGCAAAAAAACGATTGAGCTTAAAGAAGAGATTATAAAGGTTTCAAATTCATTTTCAACAGTTCTTATAACAGGAGAAAGCGGAAGCGGAAAAGAAGTCGTAGCTACGGCAATATGGCAGAATTCAGATAGAAGAAATAATAGGTTTGTGGCTATAAACTGTGCGGCAATACCTGAGCCTCTGCTGGAAAGTGAACTGTTTGGCTATGTGAAGGGAGCATTTACAGGAGCAGATCCTAACGGAAAAATAGGAAAATTTGAGCTGGCAAACCACGGTGTGATTTTTTTAGACGAAATAGGTGATATGCCTATTTATCTTCAATCAAAACTATTGAGAGTTATTCAGGATAAAAAGGTAATAAGAATAGGCTCAAACCAAGTCATTCCGCTTGATGTGAGAATAATAGCTGCCACAAACAAGAATTTGAGACAAATGATTACAGAAAATAAATTTCGCGAAGATTTGTATTACAGGCTTAATGTTATACCTATAGAGATTCCTCCCCTTAGAGAAAGGAAAGAGGATATTAAAGATCTGATTTATCATTTTGTACATTACTATAGAAAGATGTTCGGTAAGAATTTTGTTAGAATTGAAGATAAAACCATGCAAAAGCTTATTGAATATCCATGGTACGGCAATGTAAGAGAGTTGGAAAATACTGTTGAATTTATGGTAAATATGATGGAGAGAGGTATCATAAACGATAATGCTCTTCCTATTAATATAAAGAAAGAGGATTACAAAGTAAGTATAAAAAAAGATAAAATAAGAACTTTAAAGGAAATGGAATATGAGGAAATTAGAAAGGCAGTAGAATATTACGGAAATACAACGGAAGGCAAGATTGAGGCGGCCAACGCCCTGGGTATAGGAATTGCTACGTTGTACAGGAAGCTGCAATAA
- a CDS encoding YgeY family selenium metabolism-linked hydrolase, translating into MANLDFNKIKQAAQGYEKEMTKFLRDLVAIPGESCEEKGVVDRIAQEMKSVGFDKVEIDPQGNVLGYMGTGKTLVGFDAHIDTVGIGNIANWNFDPYEGFESETEIGGRGTSDQLGGIVSSVYGAKIMKDLGLLNDQYTALVVGSVQEEDCDGLCWEYIIKEGKIRPEFVVSTEPTDGGIYRGQRGRMEIRVDVQGVSCHGSAPERGDNAIYKMAEILMNIRDLNENDATDDKEVKGLVKMLDEKYNGEWKEARFLGRGTVTTSQIFFTSPSRCAVADSCSISLDRRMTAGETWESCLEEIRQLPAVKKYGAKVSMYNYDRPSYTGLVYPIECYFPTWVIPEDHSVTKAMEEAYMGLYGTIRSGSPETDEMRKVRPLTDKWTFSTNGVSIMGRNGIPVIGFGPGAEAQAHAPNEKTWKEDLVKCAAVYAALPTIYTDNK; encoded by the coding sequence ATGGCAAATTTAGATTTTAATAAAATTAAGCAGGCTGCACAAGGATATGAAAAAGAAATGACTAAATTTTTAAGAGATTTGGTAGCTATTCCCGGTGAGTCGTGTGAGGAAAAAGGCGTAGTTGACCGCATTGCACAAGAAATGAAATCGGTGGGATTTGATAAGGTTGAGATAGATCCTCAGGGAAATGTTCTCGGATATATGGGAACAGGAAAAACATTGGTTGGGTTTGACGCTCATATTGATACCGTTGGTATAGGAAATATTGCAAACTGGAATTTTGACCCGTATGAGGGATTTGAATCTGAAACTGAGATAGGCGGGCGCGGTACCTCCGATCAGTTGGGAGGTATTGTATCATCTGTTTACGGAGCAAAAATTATGAAGGACTTAGGCCTTTTAAATGATCAATATACAGCATTGGTTGTCGGATCTGTTCAGGAAGAAGATTGTGATGGTCTATGCTGGGAATATATAATTAAAGAAGGCAAAATAAGACCTGAGTTTGTTGTATCAACAGAACCTACCGATGGCGGTATTTACAGAGGTCAAAGAGGACGTATGGAAATCCGCGTTGATGTTCAGGGCGTATCTTGCCACGGTTCGGCTCCGGAAAGAGGAGACAACGCAATTTATAAAATGGCTGAAATATTAATGAATATAAGAGATCTTAATGAAAATGATGCTACTGATGATAAAGAAGTTAAAGGCCTGGTAAAGATGCTGGATGAAAAATACAACGGCGAATGGAAAGAAGCTCGATTCCTTGGAAGAGGAACTGTGACAACTTCTCAGATTTTCTTTACTTCACCAAGCCGCTGTGCAGTTGCAGACTCATGCTCGATTTCATTAGACAGACGTATGACTGCCGGTGAAACCTGGGAAAGTTGTCTTGAGGAAATTCGCCAATTGCCAGCTGTTAAAAAATACGGCGCAAAAGTAAGTATGTATAATTATGATAGGCCAAGCTACACAGGATTGGTATATCCTATTGAATGTTACTTCCCAACTTGGGTAATTCCTGAGGATCACAGTGTTACAAAAGCAATGGAAGAAGCATATATGGGACTTTATGGAACGATCAGAAGCGGTTCTCCGGAAACGGATGAAATGAGAAAGGTTCGTCCACTTACGGACAAATGGACATTCTCAACAAATGGAGTTTCTATAATGGGGCGAAATGGTATTCCTGTAATAGGCTTCGGACCGGGAGCAGAAGCACAGGCGCATGCACCTAACGAAAAAACATGGAAAGAGGATTTAGTTAAATGTGCTGCGGTATATGCTGCACTTCCTACAATATACACTGATAACAAATAA
- the groL gene encoding chaperonin GroEL (60 kDa chaperone family; promotes refolding of misfolded polypeptides especially under stressful conditions; forms two stacked rings of heptamers to form a barrel-shaped 14mer; ends can be capped by GroES; misfolded proteins enter the barrel where they are refolded when GroES binds), which yields MAKIIKFDEDARRAMEKGVNALADTVKVTLGPKGRNVVLQKSFGSPVITNDGVTIAREIELSDPYENMGAQLVKEVATKTNDVAGDGTTTATLLAQAIIREGLKNVAAGANPMILRRGIKAAVEASVAELKSSTKTVETSEEIAQIASISAGDEEIGRLIADAMDKVGKDGVITVEESKTMGTELTVVEGMQFDRGYLSAYMVTNTEKMEAVLENPYILITDKKITNIQEILPILEQIVQAGKSLVIIAEDIEGEALATLVLNKLRGTFNCVAVKAPGFGDRRKEMLRDIAILTGGQVITEELGYDLKEATVDMLGSAGTVKIDKENTIIVNGAGSQEEISERVKQIKSQWEDTTSEFDKEKLQERLAKLTGGVAVINVGAATETEMKDKKLRIEDALNATRAAVEEGLVAGGGVAMLATAKAVSKVAESLAGDAKTGAKIIEKALEEPIRQIAINAGLEGSVIVDKIKSSDKGVGFDALNEKYVNMIEAGIVDPTKVTRSALQNAASVASMLLTTEAAVADEPKTEEPAMNPGMGGMGGMGGMGGMM from the coding sequence ATGGCAAAAATAATAAAATTTGATGAAGATGCTCGCCGCGCAATGGAAAAAGGCGTTAATGCGCTGGCAGATACAGTAAAAGTTACATTAGGACCTAAAGGAAGAAATGTTGTATTGCAAAAATCTTTTGGATCACCTGTAATAACTAATGATGGTGTTACAATAGCTAGAGAGATAGAATTATCAGATCCATATGAAAACATGGGTGCTCAGTTGGTAAAAGAAGTTGCAACTAAGACAAATGATGTAGCTGGCGATGGAACTACAACAGCAACACTTTTAGCTCAGGCAATAATCAGAGAAGGATTAAAGAACGTAGCTGCCGGAGCTAACCCAATGATTTTGAGAAGAGGAATCAAGGCTGCAGTAGAAGCTTCTGTTGCAGAACTTAAAAGTTCAACAAAGACAGTAGAAACTTCCGAGGAAATCGCACAGATTGCTTCTATTTCTGCAGGAGATGAAGAGATAGGAAGATTAATAGCTGATGCTATGGATAAAGTTGGAAAAGACGGAGTTATTACTGTTGAAGAATCCAAAACTATGGGAACTGAGTTAACAGTTGTAGAAGGTATGCAATTTGACAGAGGTTACTTATCTGCTTACATGGTTACAAATACAGAAAAAATGGAAGCTGTTTTGGAAAACCCATATATACTTATAACTGATAAAAAAATTACTAATATTCAGGAAATTTTACCTATATTAGAGCAAATAGTTCAGGCAGGAAAATCACTTGTAATAATAGCTGAAGACATAGAAGGTGAAGCACTTGCTACACTGGTTCTCAATAAGTTAAGAGGAACATTCAACTGTGTAGCTGTAAAAGCTCCAGGATTTGGGGACAGAAGAAAAGAAATGTTGAGAGACATTGCTATATTAACAGGTGGTCAGGTAATTACTGAAGAATTAGGATATGATCTGAAAGAAGCAACTGTAGATATGCTGGGAAGTGCCGGAACAGTTAAAATAGATAAAGAAAATACTATAATTGTTAACGGTGCAGGTTCACAGGAAGAAATCAGCGAAAGAGTAAAACAGATAAAATCTCAATGGGAAGATACAACTTCTGAATTTGATAAAGAAAAATTGCAGGAAAGACTGGCTAAATTAACAGGTGGAGTTGCTGTTATAAACGTAGGTGCTGCAACTGAAACTGAAATGAAGGACAAAAAATTAAGAATTGAAGATGCTTTAAATGCTACAAGAGCAGCAGTTGAAGAAGGACTTGTAGCAGGAGGAGGAGTTGCTATGCTGGCTACTGCAAAAGCTGTATCTAAAGTTGCAGAGTCACTGGCAGGAGATGCAAAGACAGGTGCAAAAATTATAGAAAAAGCATTAGAAGAGCCAATCAGACAAATTGCTATTAATGCAGGTCTTGAAGGATCAGTAATAGTTGACAAAATTAAGAGCAGCGACAAAGGTGTAGGATTTGATGCTTTAAATGAAAAATATGTAAATATGATTGAAGCAGGTATTGTTGATCCTACTAAGGTTACAAGATCAGCTCTGCAGAATGCGGCTTCAGTAGCTTCTATGCTATTGACAACAGAGGCTGCAGTTGCAGATGAACCTAAAACAGAAGAGCCGGCTATGAACCCAGGCATGGGCGGCATGGGCGGTATGGGTGGAATGGGCGGCATGATGTAA